GACCTTAGGTCTGTATGGAGTTGGGCTTATGCCCTTCAATCCTGAAAATACTTTCTAGGAAGCAAATCTCATTTAAATAAGACCTGAATCCAACCCCTTGTTTTTAATCAAGCTGCAAAGGCTGGTAGAAAAATTGGTGATGGCTTTGGGCATGAGCTCTGGGGCAACCTCCAGGAGGTGGAGGTGTTGCCTGAGCAGGTAGAAAAGTGCTTGACTGCAAAATACTCTGGCTTCCCACTCCCAGGACAATTTCACCCACACTTGATCACATGCTTGTCTCTGGGAGGCCAATCATCAGAAAAATTGCCTTTCCATGGACCTGGATAAGAAAATATCTACAAAGAGGCATGAATGTGCATGTATAGGATGTGTGCATGTATAggatagatagaggatagatagatagagagagagagatggatagatagatagatagatagatagatagatagatagatagatagatagatagatagatagaatgaaaaTCAATCAAAAGGAAACAATGCCATTGAGAAAACATTACTTCAAGAGTGGGAAACCTCTCTTGTGCTGGGAGCTATCCTAGACTATTTGGAGCCTAGGATAATGATGTCTCCAAGAGGATGGGCCGGAGCGTGGATGGGAGGCATTTTTGAGCTATTTGGGAGTGTTTAGAAAATGGAAATGGATGCATTTTGCCTTCGGGAGGATGATATTTCCTTTGGCAAAACCTACCCCAAAAGGGTATCGTTAATATCTCACCAATTTTGCCAGATGTTGCAGGACAAAAGGAGGATCTTCTGAGGCTGCAACACGGAGGCCACATATAGCCTACAAAATGCCCATCCCTGATTTATTCACAACTTCCTTTTCCAGCATTTAAGAATTATGCTAACCAGAAGTGGATCAAGAGATCTTTACATTTTACAAAAGAAGTTACCACAGGAGAAAGTAAATTATTTCCATCTGTGTCTCCTTAAAATGCCTTGCATAATATGTGAGAAAATCAAAACACAATGGTGTCATTGTTCCTTCTGCTTTCAGGGTGCCACAAAAAGATTCCAAACAACCTGCTTTTGTTCTGTAGAGGAGCCAAGCCAGCTGGCTCTGATTTAATCACTGCTTTTGGTGGGTGACCATCCTAAGCATCTTCAGCGCCATGTCACCTTGGTCAGCCGGGACCTGAGAACAAAAAAGGATCAGCAGTTAGCCAACTGCAGGGGAATTTCCAGAAAGCCACAAGAACGGGAGCAGCCATGAAAGAAAAGGGTGCGGGGACCACAAAGTAGAGAAAATCCCTCCTTAGATTTTGTAATATTATTCATCTACTGTTCATTGTTCAATGAggccaaagaaaaataaaataaaaaaagaaatagaagtctTGTTCATTCCGGTAAAACTACAAGATATTTTtagactccattatctcaaatatAGACGGTTAACCATAGTCTTTTAGgacaggggtcctcaacccccaGGCCATGGCCTACTACCAGGCCTTGAGCCTTTTGGAACTGGGGCACAGAAGTGGTGGGCGAGCTCACGTGAGCATCCCCACTCAACTGAGCAGTGGGtgagcgcatgtgcagaaccgttccccctctccctcccctgccAGTCCACAAAGCTGAAAAGGTTGGGGGACTCTGGATGAGGGAATGGCAAACTAAATGTCTCTGATGGAATGGAGATGAGAATATGGTCAAGACTGACAAGCTGGGAGTAAACTCAGTCAACAGAGCCTCTCCATAAGGAGAGGATGAGAGATTACCCACTTGTGCTCCAGACAGCCACTCCACATGAAGAGACTGCAGGACAGGAGTTGACCCACAGGTCAGTGCCCTGGGACATAAGGGAAGCCATCAAGTAAACACAGTGGAGTCTTTTAAGGACATTGGGTTCATCCAACCTCACTTACTAGCCGCTTTTGGATTTATAGTGACTTTAAAGTTAACGAAGGTCTTCCAAGCAAGTCTGATGAATAAAACTTCGTTCCAAAGTAGAGGTAAAACTAGCTATTGTCTCAAAGAATTCAAAGAACATGAAATAAATGTAATTGATGAAACTTATAAATAATTAAGGGAACAGGCGAATTCGGAATATTAGGCCTTTTGCTAATAttttatatgatatgatatgatattttctttgcagaaaatttaattgtttaatCTATTAGGAACCAACCAAGATGCTTGGttgaaatttgaaaataaataaagaattctgtGATTAAAGAAATTGGATCCTAAAGAAGACTAATGTTTCCAGGCAGGAATAGTAAAAAGAAGGAAGCGGGAACCTGTCTTCTATTCTTGAACTGAAAGAAGAGGGGTGAAATTTATAAAATGACAAAGTTATGATGCTTGAGATATCTCAAAGGATTGTTTTGAAGAATTGAGAAACATACAACTAAATTGACAGAAATAATTTCTGCACTTGCAAATGCATTTTTTTGAAGAAGattctaaggaagaaagacacagAACAGACTAACATGGAGGAAATGATAAACTGTCAGGATGAGAGGCAAAACAAATTCCAGCTGATGTATAAATGTTGTAAAATAAAGACATTGTTAATTATAAGACAGAAATGACAAAGTAAAAACACAAATGATAAGCCAGCAGATGAAAAATGACCTGGACGAATTTTGAGATTGGGAAAAAGTAAGTTTAATTAGAGATTCAACCCTATGATAGCAACTTGATGAATTGAAGATCAAGATTGTTGGAAACAAAAGAATGGAACATTAAACTGACTTCTTTGATTGGGgttaaaataagaaatatttctaTAAAATTCTGGAAAACCTTTATGAACTTTATGCCAAAACCTGGTTAGAAATGACAATGATCTTTGGAATTAAGGCAGGACTCTGGGAAAGACAGTTTCACTTTTTAGCATTGTTAAATTCTTCAATCAAaagtattggaaaaaagaatctccaTATATTATTATGATCAAATGAAAAAGCATTGCTTATGTcagtctctctcctctctccctcttttgcaaagtttttattttattggcacctCCCTCTTTCATGGAAGGGACGTAAGTATCATCCTACTTGCCCTATTCTTTTGCCTTCGTGCTATGCAAAGCTGTGTCTATAAAATGTTTTTCCTTCTTACAACATACAAAACAGAAGCTCTCCCATTCTTGCTCTGAAGGCATGAAAAGGACTTACCATGTGGCCAGCCTTGAGGATCCAGAAGAAGCTCAGGTTATAATAGGATTTATAAAAAGCAGCCGTCTCTGTGCATTTTGGGCAGGTGTACAAAGGATGCCACTTCAGTGCACTGAATTCTTTCAGTTTGGGCCATTTTAGCTTCCGGAGCCAAGCTTCTTGCCCTAAACATAGAACAGGGATCAGTAACTCTATCGTTAAAAAAATCCTGCAACAAACTGCTCCAGTTTGAACAGATGATTCCCCCACCTACCGTGGTGGAGAGCCATGGtgacacagtagttagaatgcagtatcgccGATTGATTCGGCTCACTGTCAGAAATTGgaacctgactggctcaaggttgactccttccgaggttggcaaatgaggacccagattttgggggacaataatgctgacattataaactaCTCAGAGAATCCTTTAAAGCACTACGggtgcagtatataaatctaagtgctattgctatccgtcaaaataaataaagcaacaaaAAGTCCTGGAAAGAGCAgcatgcagattttttaaaacaaataaataaaagtggggaaaaaaccctttcAATGCAAGATGAATCAccttagaacagtgatggtgaaccttttcagcaccgagggcccaaactggaatgtgcgtgtgtgtgccggaaacccaaaacccagctggctggcgcacacgtGCCTTTTTTTTGCCTGGTTTTCAGGCTGTGCTCTGGTGCTTGCaaggaccagctggccggtgcgctggaaacaagaagagcagctggtgacggcacatgtgccacctctggcatgcatgccataggttcgccatcatggccttagAGAGTTATTAAAAATCTTGGTTGCAATTGCCCACAATGGCCCACTGCGAAATTATTAAAGCACTTAAAACATACAGTAATcttagcagtgtgtgtgtgtgtgtgtgtgtgtgtgtgaaatgtatAGCCAGGCAACTGCTGTCACGTTGGCTATCTCAATCATTGCTACCATTGGCCAGGAACTCATCTTTGAAATCATCATGGTTTAACTAGCTGATATTAATTTACCATTCATTGCAATTTGCTTTCCAGACCTTGAGGTAGCAATCTTATCCCAATGTCTGGGAATAAATATTGTCACTGAATAGAAAAGAACAGTATAAATGTGGAAAATGGTGTGTAGTCATTGGTACATTGCCTAGGATCCTTTGGGAGTAGGTAATGAATAAattttatacataaataaatatgcttatttATATTAATGAAGGATTTACTATAGTCAAGATTATCTAACTGTAATCTAAATATAAGCATACCATCTTTGCCCCAGTGCTAGGAGATTGAATTACTCCATAACTTAGTCTATGTCTACCCGACACTGATGTGAATGCTTTTGATCAAATGGACCTGAAAGCTCCAGTCATTTTTGCTCAAAAGGGCCAACACTGCCATCCACCGCAAGAACTCAGACTAAACTCAGCTGAGTGGATAGATAACACAGGCTGCATTCATACCTATTACTCAGCCTAGATTTGTTCACCTGGATTTGTTGACCATactacagtggtctggtttacatatctcattaaagaaaaaaaaacccagcacatTGCTTGCCTATATACTGTATGTTAATCGTTTAACCCAAGTTAATAAACTGtaaatgaaaagaagaagaatctATCAGAGTTTAGCATATGCCTGCAAAGACTGATGAAATCTCAAAATGGAGCAAAGTAGAAATGGAGACGgcttaaaacatataatcaacccatttcttcaatCGTGAACCATTGGTTTACTTAAGTGCAGATTTATTTAATGAACACCGCAAAAAAGACtgtaaaatcaggtcagtcacatAACtgacccattttaggaccttcatGAGTTACAAtcatgatgggcaggctccatgatgttcataagtcgaggactactagtATAAAGTtgcatctaataataataacctgTTTTCCcatggaaaaaaaacacccttacCTATTGTAGGAACGATGAGATCCAGCTGCCCATTGTATACAGTGACATTCACATTGGCCTCCAGCAAGTTGTCTACAATATCAATTACATTTTTCATAAAGTCTTCAGCCATATTCATAAATACACCTGTTGATTGCCCTGTAGAGTGATAACAAAAGAGTAAGAAGAGGCAGATAACCTTATGCTGTCTGAAGGTCATACTCAGTGTTATTGATAAAGAAAGgggacatgtgtgtgtgtgcgtgcgtgtgagagacagagagagacagagagagagacaaatgggaagaggggggagagggagagagggaggacagggagagagagagagaaagggaaggaggggagagagggaggagagagagagagagagagagagagagagagagagagagagagatgcaaaaaAGACACATTTGCCTCATGGCCAGGATCTgatatttccatttctttctgcAGTTGGgggtttttctttcattttaaccTGCGAAAATTAActtttcaaattacatttctaAATTGGAGGAAACTATGATCCACTATTGAATTTTGGAGCCAGCAttaaaaagtggggaaaaaagggtGGGGGCTTGGAGTTTATAACCtgaatccagtgatgggattcagccagttagcaccactttgggagaaccggttgttaactttctgagcagtttggcaaactggtggttggaagaaatcattagggaagagaactggttgttaaattacttgaatcccaccactgcctgaatcTCAGATCCACCCAGAAATTCTAACAACTTCATGGTTGCAAATGGATTTTGAAATAGTACAGTAATTAACTTCAACCTGGTTTAGAACCCAATTGGTTTTAATCTGAGgggacattttttttcctataccTGATTGTAATTGGAAATCTAGCAAATGAGACAAATTAActctcagggttccaagtagCACCACCAAGTAAGACTCCGAcattaacacaattttaaaaatataagaggAGGATGCACAGATCCGTTTTTGTCAAATTCCCCAACTGTGGTTTAATAGTTTTGTATCTGTCTGTATGGTATATCTATATATGGAATTTCTATTAATTTTGTGTCAGTTTAATAATCACTGTAGTGTTCTCCAAAGAATTTGGGGAGTTCTCATTTGATGAAAAGACTCTTAACctagagatgaaaaaaaaaattcacatgtACTAGAATTGCAGCTTCCGGTCAAAAAGAGGGAGTTATTATTACAAATATACAGTATAGAAAATCCAAACATtctaaggcagaggtctccaGCTTGGGCAACTTtacggcttgtggacttcaactcccagaattcctcagccagcaagttgaagtccacaagtcgtaaggTTGCCACGCTTGTAGACCCCTGTTCTGAGGGACTATTTTGAATAGCATGCCAGTCTAAGTCATTCCTCAAATCTTCTGTAACACTCCCATccagattcaactcccagaatttcccaaatgACATGGCcattgctaagaattctgggagttgaactctacaTATCAGTGCCAAATTCGGAACGCTGTCTAGATAGTTCCCATGATAACAGAAAGGTGGTGACTGGTATGTTATActtctagagcaggagtgtctaaacttggcaactttaagacttgtggacttcaactcccagaattcctcagccagcttcaactggaagttgaagtccacaagtcttaaagttgccaagtttggacacaccTGTTCTAGAGGGAAGCTGATATCCTTATTTCCTAAAAACCTTGCTTCATCATCATCTCTTATGAAATAAATGATATTCAGATTTATAGCCTTGTATTGATTTTCTCCAGATGTTTAAGGCAACATAGTCAGCACTCCCTCCTCCAATTTTTCTCTGCAACATTAACTCTGCAAAGTCCGGCTGGCCTAAAATCTCCTTCCAGGACAGAGGCTAAACTCAAGAGAGCCAGACtcaatattttaacttttattaacgCTGTTGAGGTTGCTTTTTTACATATACAATTAACTGCACAACATTTTTCTTTTGGTGTCACTTTTATAGGTTAaagtgttaaaaaaacaaaaaaacacctccaTTCCACTTAAATTCAGAAGAACCATCATTTTGAATGTTATTGTAAGCCATTCAGAGTTGTATcagtgagatgggtagcatagATAAATGAATATCCCCAGTTCCCCCTAAAGACAGTACATCAGTTCAGTTACTGCAGATAGAGCACATTTTGCCATTGAAGTTCAatcataaccaggggtgaaatccagtaggttctggagaaccgatagcagaaattttgagtagttctgagaactggcaaataccatctctggctggcccaagagtggggtgggaattgagattttgcaatatccttcccccaggaggggagggaatggagatttcgcaatattcttttcctgccacgcccaccaagccacgcccacagaaccggtagggaaaatgttttgatttcacccctgatcataactaatataatataaaaatatagtttCCTAAGGGAAAAGCTTCATCGTAGAGTTCTTCATTCGTCAGTGAGCTAGGATATACTGTATAACAAACTATATGAGTATTAGACGGAGCCGGCAGATATTACAATACCTCCCCATTTGACATGGTCTGGAATTATTTtcagcttctttctgatgggccCATTCATCAGATCATTCAGCTTGTCTTTTATTTGATTTTGCACATGACGCTGGAACAATTTTACtgaagaaagacaaagaagacCGTGTTTGAGGTTTACCTGGAAAGAGAacctcttgtattttttttatttgaaaaagatGGATGCTCTAATCTTTGGTGCAGAagattttctctctccccctctctctcatacacatacacacgcacacacacacaattgcaaCAACCaaatcataaatataaaaaaataaaacaaacaaaaaaaacccaatatggcAACAGATCAATGTgtaattaaattgaaattaaaagaaCTCTGAACTACAGAGACTCCAGTCATGTGAAGGACCATCTGCTCAGGGCATCTGAACAGTAAATCAATGGCAGCCTACCAAAATTTAATCAGATTCATTCAGAAGTAAGTAGGGAACACTAGAGCCTGTCTAGCACTCCTTTGTCAAATGCTGAATCTTTTACATATATTATGGCCATAAATTGCAAGAGCCTATCCCATTCAtcaagcaaaaaataaaactgtTGACAAGGCTTCAATGACATGTTctccaataaaaaaatatctttaccctattttttaatgtattaattttgtAATGCTCAGCTCAAGCATTTTGTGTAGTTTGGAAGCTGGCAGTCTGTAGTGCCTGGGATTTATATGGAGATCCAATATAACAATAACAGAACAATTGATTATTTAGTTAATCAGAACCGTAGTCTTTTCATGAAAGAATCATTTGCTGAGTTCCTGAAACTTTCTTTAGTTCAGCAACTTCAGTTAGAGCATTGGAGCAGTGAAAGGGAATTTGAAGGTTGCGACTTCCTGTTTGGCTCTGATCTCCATTGCACAGTTGCAATAGACATATCACGTAAGCCACCTACCTCCCAGATCCTGGGAAATAGGTATATCGAGAGGGCTAGTGCGTGGTGAATTCAGATATTACAAACTGGACTTCCAAAGATTTTCTGTGGAAAAAGATAACTACTGCTAAGCCCATTCTAGCATCTGTAAAGGGGCTACACACCAGGACTGTCcaaactcagcaactttaagacttgtggacttcaaatcccagaattttccagtcagcacggaagttgaagtccacaagtcttaaaattgtcaagtttggagaccctgggCTACATCTTTGATCTTCTAAAACTACTACGTCTTGCTAAAAAGAGATTTCTGGCATTGCAGAGTTCTCACTCAACTTACAAAATGGGGTGGTTTCAGTTGCAGTAGATGAACGAGCTGTGTCCTCCGTAGATTCATGGGTTAGAATGTTATAGAAATTCACACCATTTGTGTTCTAGACAAGATAAGAAATGACATTAAGAACAAAACATCCTGCAACAAAAGACATGGTTTGCTTTGCTCTAAGGTTTGGGGCTGAAAAGGATTCCTGAGAATACCCTAGAatagatagccaagaaaacaaaccaatggatcataGAAGAAATCCATCCAAAGTTCTCAGTCGAGACTCTAGAAACTAGGCTTTACATTAAGTCAGAGGTTCCCAACTGGGGGTGCGAGATGATATTCCAGAGGATGTGAAATTATAGTGTATATgcgtaattatatgcatataattatttacttttgtaagggtgcgagaatatatcagaagcattctagGGGTTCGgggtatagaaaaggttgggaaccactgcattaAGTGAAGATCTAGCTCTCTTAGAAGTCTAAAATGCTgggaaaatggaaaggaaaggaaaggaaagaggatgaTGAGATgggatggattcagttacagcAATGATAGGTGCACCATGGGGAGATCATGAAGACCAAGCTGGAGACAAATTGTCAGAGACAAAATCTGTCTGCCTGGTCCCTAGAATCTGCCatcaagtttatttattatttattattcaaacttatataccgccctatctcccaaaggactcagttgATGCCACATAATCAATTCAATCTATCACTTTACCTTTTCTATGATATCCTCTGCTCTATCCCAAAGCAGTGTAGCAAGCTTAAATGCCCCTGTATTCATTGCATTCAGGATCTTCTTGGCAGCATTAGTGACTTCTTTCAAGCCTTTATCATCTAGGAAAGACTGCAGTacaaggagtggggtggggacagagcagaaaggaaagaaaataaattcagaaCCAACATTGCATATAATGCCTCAAGTACTTTCAAAGgaatactctagaaagagtgcagagaagagcaacaaagatgattaggggactggaggataaaacatatgaagaacgattgcaggaactgggtatgtctagtttaacaaaaagaaggactaggggagacatgatagcagtgttccaatatctcaggggctgccacagagaagtgggagttgggctgttctccagagcacctgagggtagaacaagaagcaatgggtggaaactgatcaaggaaagaagcaacttagaactaagaactaagaagaaatttcctgacagttagaacaattaataagtggaacgacttgccttcagaagttgtgaatgctccaacactggaaatttttaagaaaatgttggataaccatctgactgagatggtgtagggtttcctgcctgggcagggggttggactagaaggcctccaaggtc
This genomic window from Ahaetulla prasina isolate Xishuangbanna chromosome 2, ASM2864084v1, whole genome shotgun sequence contains:
- the SCPEP1 gene encoding retinoid-inducible serine carboxypeptidase; its protein translation is MWLTESIILMLSLRTLSSAFSIKEPKEAKQAWGYVPVRSNASMFWWLYYADSPTQNFTQLPLILWLQGGPGASGCGYGNFEEIGPLDTDLKPRRTTWLQAASLLFVDNPVGTGYSYVNDSLAYATNLSMVASDMMVVLREFFKSKVEFQTIPFYIFSESYGGKMAAAIALEVHKAIQAGTIKCNFHGVALGDSWISPLDSVLAWGPYLYSTSFLDDKGLKEVTNAAKKILNAMNTGAFKLATLLWDRAEDIIEKNTNGVNFYNILTHESTEDTARSSTATETTPFLKLFQRHVQNQIKDKLNDLMNGPIRKKLKIIPDHVKWGGQSTGVFMNMAEDFMKNVIDIVDNLLEANVNVTVYNGQLDLIVPTIGQEAWLRKLKWPKLKEFSALKWHPLYTCPKCTETAAFYKSYYNLSFFWILKAGHMVPADQGDMALKMLRMVTHQKQ